One Candidatus Desulfarcum epimagneticum genomic window carries:
- a CDS encoding HMC operon ORF 2 protein (Evidence 3 : Putative function from multiple computational evidences), with amino-acid sequence MSVSRRKFLGWMGAAAAGSALGRSAWGAPHTHFSGHPDSLGVLYDSAFCIGCRKCEEACQEVNGLPEPRRPFSDLGVLEKKRRTDAGAFTVVNRYDAGPGKGTPRGRTVYRKIQCNHCLEPACASACFVKAFKKTKSGAVTYDPSVCVGCRYCMIACPFGIPAYEYDDAFSPEIKKCHMCHDRVEKGLLPGCVEKCPAQALTFGKRRLLLETARQRIMKKPERYVDHIYGEHEMGGTSWLYLSGVPFSEMGMREDLGVVPAPKFTSGALGAVPMVVSLWPVLLTGVYAMNKRKEKIAQKEKREAVQTALAEAGEEASQKLSAAIKKAEKDKKAAIEREVKKALEEASKEDEAPETKEEAS; translated from the coding sequence ATGTCCGTTTCGAGGAGAAAATTTCTGGGCTGGATGGGCGCCGCGGCGGCGGGATCCGCCCTGGGAAGGTCCGCGTGGGGCGCTCCCCACACCCATTTTTCCGGACACCCCGACAGTCTGGGCGTTTTGTACGACAGCGCCTTTTGCATCGGGTGCCGAAAATGCGAGGAGGCCTGCCAAGAGGTCAACGGCCTTCCGGAGCCCCGGCGTCCCTTTTCGGACCTGGGGGTCCTTGAAAAGAAACGCCGCACAGACGCCGGCGCCTTCACCGTGGTCAACCGGTATGACGCCGGTCCCGGGAAAGGGACCCCGCGCGGCCGGACCGTTTACCGCAAAATACAGTGCAACCACTGCCTGGAGCCGGCCTGCGCCTCGGCCTGTTTTGTCAAGGCGTTTAAAAAAACCAAAAGCGGCGCCGTCACTTATGACCCGTCCGTGTGCGTGGGCTGCCGGTACTGCATGATCGCGTGTCCCTTCGGGATCCCGGCTTACGAATACGACGACGCCTTTTCCCCGGAAATCAAGAAATGTCACATGTGCCATGACCGGGTTGAAAAAGGACTGCTCCCCGGCTGCGTGGAAAAATGCCCGGCCCAGGCGCTGACATTCGGCAAACGCCGCCTGCTTCTGGAGACCGCCCGGCAAAGGATCATGAAAAAGCCCGAACGCTATGTGGATCATATCTACGGGGAGCATGAGATGGGCGGGACATCCTGGCTGTATCTGTCCGGGGTTCCCTTTTCCGAGATGGGCATGAGGGAGGATCTGGGCGTGGTCCCGGCCCCCAAGTTCACATCCGGGGCGCTGGGCGCCGTGCCCATGGTGGTGTCTTTGTGGCCGGTTCTTTTGACCGGCGTGTACGCCATGAACAAACGAAAAGAAAAAATCGCCCAAAAGGAAAAACGGGAGGCGGTTCAAACGGCCCTGGCCGAAGCCGGCGAAGAGGCGTCCCAAAAGCTTTCGGCGGCCATTAAAAAGGCCGAGAAGGACAAAAAGGCCGCCATTGAAAGGGAAGTGAAAAAGGCGCTGGAAGAAGCCTCTAAAGAGGATGAGGCGCCTGAGACAAAAGAAGAAGCATCATAA
- the hmcA gene encoding High-molecular-weight cytochrome c, with translation MTKKKYFFARAAILFLAGIVMIFPPAIGGAEKAPVSSAPRSGNMTMDSMDVFGPPERPRVMFPHDAHVRALEKKGGDCSACHMSEGGKFSIHFKRTADLDKKALVEIYHRECALCHRQTAVTREKTGPTTCGGCHDAKKTAPSFENPVEFDKRIHFRHTSSLEKDSDPTCGRCHHEYDEKKKALFYARGKEGSCRYCHKEKREDNRSSMREAAHVSCVGCHAQTLSQKKKTGPVLCGQCHSAEWAEQVSRPSLVTRMKMKQPDAVFIKKTAEGQKLAKTPRMGRVPFDHENHEAYNDTCRVCHHASLDSCVECHSLKGSEKGRGVRLEQAMHRTGAAQSCVGCHEAVKHTKDCGGCHWEIPSSPQENPDSCKACHMEPVAESGAGGKAGELKGVSARKVLDQVKREGHHEFKKDEIPEKVRIDSMSDEYEPVDMPHGKIILKLSENIKNNKLALYFHRDKTTLCQGCHHNSPPSQKPPGCAECHGKPFDEKDISKPGLKAAYHMQCMECHRIMDIQKPASTDCLGCHDEKKSKK, from the coding sequence ATGACAAAGAAAAAATATTTTTTTGCCAGGGCCGCCATTCTTTTCCTGGCGGGGATTGTGATGATTTTCCCCCCGGCCATTGGCGGCGCCGAAAAGGCCCCGGTCTCTTCGGCCCCCCGGTCCGGAAACATGACCATGGACTCCATGGACGTTTTCGGTCCCCCGGAGCGCCCCCGGGTGATGTTTCCCCACGACGCCCATGTCCGGGCCCTTGAAAAAAAAGGAGGCGACTGCTCGGCCTGCCACATGTCCGAGGGTGGAAAGTTCTCCATCCATTTTAAACGAACGGCGGACCTGGACAAAAAGGCCCTGGTGGAAATCTACCACCGGGAATGCGCCCTGTGTCACAGGCAGACCGCCGTGACCAGGGAAAAAACCGGGCCCACCACATGCGGCGGATGCCATGACGCCAAAAAAACGGCGCCGTCCTTTGAAAACCCGGTTGAATTCGACAAACGCATCCATTTCCGGCACACGTCCTCCCTTGAGAAAGACTCGGACCCCACATGCGGGCGCTGCCACCACGAATACGACGAAAAGAAAAAAGCGCTTTTTTACGCCAGGGGAAAAGAGGGCTCGTGCCGCTACTGCCACAAAGAGAAGAGGGAAGACAACCGCTCCTCCATGCGGGAGGCCGCCCATGTCTCATGTGTGGGATGCCACGCTCAGACGCTTTCCCAAAAGAAAAAAACCGGCCCGGTTCTGTGCGGCCAGTGTCACAGCGCCGAATGGGCCGAACAGGTGTCCCGTCCGTCCCTTGTGACCCGGATGAAGATGAAACAGCCCGACGCCGTTTTCATTAAAAAGACCGCCGAGGGCCAAAAACTCGCCAAAACCCCCAGGATGGGCCGGGTCCCCTTTGATCATGAAAACCACGAGGCGTACAACGACACATGCCGGGTCTGCCATCACGCCTCCCTGGATTCGTGCGTCGAATGCCATTCCCTGAAGGGGTCTGAAAAGGGCAGGGGCGTGCGCCTGGAGCAGGCCATGCACCGGACCGGCGCCGCGCAAAGCTGCGTGGGATGCCATGAGGCCGTCAAGCATACGAAAGACTGCGGGGGGTGTCACTGGGAGATTCCCTCGTCGCCCCAGGAAAATCCGGATTCCTGCAAGGCGTGCCATATGGAGCCCGTCGCCGAATCCGGGGCGGGCGGGAAGGCCGGGGAGCTGAAAGGCGTCTCGGCCCGGAAGGTCCTGGACCAGGTCAAAAGGGAAGGGCATCATGAATTCAAAAAGGATGAGATCCCGGAAAAAGTCCGAATCGACAGCATGTCCGACGAGTATGAGCCGGTGGATATGCCCCACGGCAAAATTATTTTGAAGCTGTCGGAAAACATCAAAAACAACAAACTGGCCCTTTACTTTCACCGGGACAAAACCACCCTGTGCCAGGGCTGCCACCACAACAGTCCGCCTTCGCAAAAACCCCCGGGCTGCGCGGAGTGCCACGGCAAACCCTTTGATGAAAAAGACATCTCAAAACCGGGCTTAAAGGCCGCTTATCACATGCAGTGCATGGAATGTCACCGGATCATGGATATTCAAAAACCGGCCTCGACCGACTGCCTGGGATGTCATGACGAGAAAAAGTCAAAAAAGTGA
- a CDS encoding conserved hypothetical protein (Evidence 4 : Unknown function but conserved in other organisms) codes for MARKILVIDDDPIIVKYLLTLFEDNGYETRSAGTGLEGMEILKKETPHLITLDLQMPDEWGSRFYRKIRKDPKLKNIPIIVITGLDGRHAVKNARAVIRKPFDPKDLIRVVTEAIGPAAE; via the coding sequence ATGGCCAGAAAAATACTCGTCATCGACGATGACCCCATCATAGTCAAATATCTGTTGACCCTTTTTGAGGACAATGGCTATGAGACCCGCTCGGCCGGAACCGGACTGGAGGGCATGGAGATTTTAAAAAAGGAAACCCCCCATTTGATCACCCTGGATCTTCAGATGCCCGATGAATGGGGGTCGCGATTTTATCGAAAAATTCGGAAAGACCCAAAACTTAAAAACATTCCCATCATTGTGATCACCGGGCTGGACGGCCGGCACGCCGTGAAAAACGCCCGGGCCGTGATCCGAAAACCATTTGATCCCAAAGATTTGATCCGGGTGGTGACAGAGGCCATCGGCCCCGCCGCCGAATAA
- a CDS encoding Acidic cytochrome c3 — MIFLGGISPKGDRMKKNAWLILFLAAGILFSFFFAHAQEDMTHIDNSVFEKPSRPPAAFPHDAHNEAAGIEECGRCHHVYRDGVKMEDESSEDQRCAECHDLKSSGNAPALRKAYHLNCRGCHRKMKKGPVMCGECHIKRPVQSRR, encoded by the coding sequence TTGATTTTTTTGGGCGGCATTTCCCCAAAAGGAGACAGGATGAAAAAAAACGCTTGGTTAATATTATTTTTGGCGGCCGGAATCCTTTTTTCGTTTTTTTTCGCGCATGCCCAGGAAGACATGACCCATATAGACAACAGCGTCTTTGAAAAACCCTCGCGTCCCCCGGCGGCCTTTCCTCACGACGCCCATAACGAAGCCGCCGGAATTGAGGAATGCGGCCGGTGTCACCACGTTTACCGGGATGGGGTCAAGATGGAGGACGAGTCCTCCGAGGATCAAAGATGCGCCGAGTGTCACGATTTAAAATCCTCGGGAAACGCCCCGGCCCTTCGAAAGGCCTATCATTTGAACTGCCGGGGATGCCACAGGAAAATGAAAAAAGGCCCGGTTATGTGCGGGGAGTGCCACATTAAACGCCCCGTTCAATCCCGGCGCTAA
- a CDS encoding Ferredoxin, with protein MPKAEIKNETVMDEGLETAASKLTEEKIAAEIEHVIDKETGARLSHYLKTCVHCGLCSDACHFYLSNDKDPAFSPAGKVKQTLWEMIKKKGRVSPEFMKQAAVIASTQCNICKRCSMYCPFGIDIAYMILVVRRICHRLGMTPLYIQDTAHSHSATMNQMWVKDDEWPDTLQWQEEEARAEMPGLRIPIEKEGADIMYSVIGPEPKFQAQLLYQAAVIMNAAGADWTMPATPGWDNSDMAMYTGDNEIMGRVKREHFETAIRLRVKKIVMGECGHAFRSVYDMGNRWLGWKMPPIPTLHAIEFYYDLLKEGRIVIKEKLKETVTLHDPCNVSRGRGLHEKARFVVRELCENFVEMTPNREHNYCCAAGGGVINCGPPFKKSRVKGNRVKADQLKEAGKKGASILIAPCHNCHSGLEDINSHYDVGMEVKFISDIIYETMEKPVPGPDQAL; from the coding sequence ATGCCCAAGGCTGAAATCAAAAATGAAACCGTCATGGACGAGGGGCTGGAAACCGCCGCCTCAAAATTGACCGAAGAAAAAATAGCCGCCGAAATCGAACATGTCATCGACAAAGAGACAGGCGCCCGGCTGTCCCATTATCTCAAAACCTGCGTTCACTGCGGGCTTTGCTCGGACGCCTGCCATTTTTATCTTTCCAATGACAAAGACCCGGCCTTTTCCCCGGCGGGCAAAGTCAAACAGACCCTTTGGGAAATGATCAAAAAAAAGGGGAGGGTGAGCCCGGAGTTCATGAAACAGGCCGCGGTCATCGCCTCGACCCAGTGCAACATATGCAAGCGATGCTCCATGTACTGTCCCTTCGGCATCGACATCGCCTACATGATTCTGGTGGTCCGGCGAATCTGCCACCGCCTGGGAATGACGCCCCTGTATATCCAGGACACGGCCCACAGTCACTCGGCCACCATGAACCAGATGTGGGTGAAAGACGATGAGTGGCCCGACACCCTCCAGTGGCAGGAGGAGGAGGCCCGGGCCGAAATGCCCGGCCTGCGAATCCCCATTGAAAAAGAGGGCGCGGACATCATGTACTCCGTCATCGGACCCGAGCCCAAATTCCAGGCCCAGCTGCTGTACCAGGCCGCCGTGATCATGAACGCGGCCGGCGCGGACTGGACCATGCCCGCCACGCCGGGATGGGACAACAGCGACATGGCCATGTACACCGGGGACAATGAAATCATGGGCCGGGTCAAACGGGAGCATTTCGAGACGGCGATCCGCCTCCGGGTGAAGAAAATCGTCATGGGCGAATGCGGCCACGCCTTCCGGTCGGTTTACGACATGGGCAACCGCTGGCTGGGATGGAAAATGCCCCCCATCCCGACCCTCCACGCCATCGAATTTTATTACGACCTGCTTAAGGAGGGCCGGATCGTCATTAAGGAAAAATTAAAAGAAACCGTGACCCTTCATGATCCGTGCAACGTTTCAAGGGGAAGAGGGCTTCATGAAAAGGCCCGGTTCGTGGTGAGAGAGTTGTGTGAAAATTTTGTGGAGATGACCCCCAACCGGGAGCACAACTACTGCTGCGCCGCCGGCGGGGGCGTGATCAACTGCGGCCCTCCCTTTAAAAAGTCCCGGGTCAAAGGCAACCGGGTCAAGGCCGACCAGCTCAAAGAAGCCGGCAAAAAGGGGGCCTCTATTCTCATCGCCCCCTGCCACAACTGTCACAGCGGCCTGGAAGACATCAACTCTCATTATGATGTGGGCATGGAGGTCAAATTCATCAGCGACATCATATACGAGACCATGGAAAAACCGGTCCCGGGGCCGGATCAGGCCCTTTGA
- a CDS encoding Nitrate reductase, which produces MLSLYDFLTGPMLWISFIILIGGLLFNLVGMFVSIHKKERHIYSYMSLKYSLRSIFMWSVPFATTNMRLRPVMTVVAFAFHICLMAAPALIISHGALWEESWNLTWTAVITEGAGDVMTLIVIASCLFFLGRRLFLPEVKFLTSPSDFFILAMVAAPFVTGFFAFHQLGPYRLFMIAHVLSGEILLMAIPFTRLSHMISGPFVRAHTGSEFGMVRKARDW; this is translated from the coding sequence ATGCTGAGTCTTTATGATTTTCTGACCGGCCCCATGCTGTGGATCTCATTCATCATTTTGATCGGGGGTCTGCTGTTCAATCTGGTCGGCATGTTTGTTTCGATCCATAAAAAAGAGAGACACATCTATTCGTATATGAGTCTCAAATACAGTCTGCGCTCCATTTTCATGTGGAGCGTTCCATTCGCCACGACCAATATGCGTCTTCGGCCCGTCATGACCGTCGTCGCCTTCGCCTTTCACATCTGCCTGATGGCGGCCCCGGCTCTTATCATTTCCCACGGGGCCCTTTGGGAAGAAAGCTGGAATCTGACATGGACCGCCGTGATAACCGAAGGCGCGGGGGATGTGATGACGCTCATCGTCATCGCCTCCTGCCTCTTTTTTCTGGGCAGACGGCTGTTTCTGCCGGAAGTCAAATTCCTGACCTCCCCTTCGGATTTTTTCATCCTGGCCATGGTGGCCGCCCCATTTGTCACCGGTTTTTTCGCCTTTCACCAGCTTGGCCCCTATCGCCTTTTCATGATCGCCCATGTTTTGTCCGGCGAAATTCTTCTCATGGCCATTCCCTTCACCCGACTGTCCCACATGATCTCCGGCCCCTTTGTCCGGGCCCACACCGGGTCGGAATTCGGAATGGTGAGAAAAGCGAGGGACTGGTGA
- a CDS encoding conserved hypothetical protein (Evidence 4 : Unknown function but conserved in other organisms): MPDFSLWDWETGEKQIPFEDWKDDFEWVEEPCVSPDGEKIAAVVKVGEEAFTMAVNGRRWESEFEKIWLPRFSPDGRLTCLAADMGEWTMAVDGAAWDRAFGYVWSPLFSRDGSKIAVAAQDEMKYGMAVDGVLWETVFPYMTRMTVSPDGGKTAASVQVESPGEGEIFKFQEGTFTAAVNGKAWDSRFLNIWDLSFSPDGKSLAAEARLTLYDYTIVVDGAPWKKRYDCVWRPVFHTGNGSVLAPVKSEGKWGLAADDEMIWKNRYIQLWSQSACPNGEKVAAAVCPKFGKWTIAVDDAPWKCLVDEYVDAPVFSPDGRHIAARGKHKGKWTIIKDGVLWKNAFDMIWDPVFSPDGQHVAAKAEINGKWAFAINGALWERRCDAAWDPVFSPDGKKILLRRVEDGIYKRTVLGLDGMARVLK, encoded by the coding sequence ATGCCCGATTTTTCCCTGTGGGACTGGGAAACAGGCGAGAAACAGATTCCGTTTGAAGACTGGAAAGACGATTTTGAATGGGTGGAGGAGCCCTGCGTCAGCCCGGACGGAGAAAAAATCGCCGCTGTGGTCAAAGTCGGCGAAGAGGCGTTCACCATGGCCGTCAACGGAAGGCGATGGGAGTCGGAATTTGAAAAAATATGGCTCCCCCGTTTTTCCCCGGACGGACGTCTGACCTGCCTGGCGGCGGACATGGGGGAATGGACCATGGCGGTGGACGGCGCGGCCTGGGACCGGGCCTTCGGCTATGTGTGGAGCCCCCTGTTCAGCCGGGACGGGTCGAAGATCGCCGTCGCGGCCCAGGACGAGATGAAATACGGCATGGCGGTGGACGGCGTTTTGTGGGAGACCGTCTTTCCCTACATGACCCGGATGACCGTCAGCCCGGACGGCGGGAAAACCGCGGCGTCGGTTCAGGTTGAAAGCCCGGGGGAAGGGGAGATATTCAAATTCCAGGAGGGAACCTTCACCGCCGCCGTCAACGGGAAGGCATGGGACAGCCGCTTCCTCAATATCTGGGACTTAAGCTTCAGCCCGGACGGAAAGAGCCTGGCGGCCGAGGCCCGTTTGACTTTGTATGACTACACCATCGTGGTGGACGGGGCGCCCTGGAAAAAAAGATACGACTGCGTGTGGCGGCCGGTTTTCCACACCGGGAACGGCTCGGTGCTGGCGCCGGTGAAATCGGAAGGCAAATGGGGGCTGGCCGCGGACGATGAGATGATATGGAAAAACCGCTACATTCAGCTCTGGTCCCAGTCCGCCTGCCCGAACGGGGAAAAAGTGGCGGCCGCGGTTTGCCCCAAATTCGGAAAATGGACCATCGCGGTGGATGACGCGCCATGGAAATGTCTCGTGGACGAATATGTGGACGCGCCGGTTTTCAGCCCGGACGGCCGTCATATCGCGGCGCGCGGAAAACACAAGGGGAAATGGACCATCATCAAAGACGGGGTTTTGTGGAAAAACGCCTTTGACATGATCTGGGACCCGGTTTTTTCCCCGGATGGACAACATGTGGCCGCAAAAGCGGAGATAAACGGGAAATGGGCGTTTGCGATCAATGGCGCGCTGTGGGAAAGGCGGTGCGACGCGGCCTGGGACCCGGTTTTTTCCCCGGACGGGAAAAAAATCCTTTTGAGGCGCGTTGAAGACGGAATTTACAAAAGAACGGTTCTGGGCCTGGACGGGATGGCCCGGGTTTTGAAATAA
- a CDS encoding conserved hypothetical protein (Evidence 4 : Unknown function but conserved in other organisms) — translation MADLGILVNSNKNLGHVVNLAKAAAAKGKDMRIFFTGQGVLCTQEPEFEELVGKAKLFVCDVSFRSWGMSGDVPGVGFKEFVTQAKNAEMIEECEKYVVF, via the coding sequence ATGGCTGATCTGGGCATACTTGTAAATTCCAATAAAAATTTGGGCCATGTCGTCAATCTTGCCAAAGCGGCCGCCGCCAAAGGCAAAGACATGAGAATTTTTTTTACGGGCCAGGGCGTTTTATGCACCCAGGAACCCGAATTTGAAGAGCTGGTGGGCAAAGCCAAGCTGTTTGTGTGCGATGTGAGCTTCAGAAGCTGGGGGATGTCCGGCGATGTGCCCGGCGTGGGTTTTAAAGAATTTGTCACACAGGCCAAAAACGCCGAGATGATTGAGGAGTGCGAGAAGTACGTCGTCTTTTAA
- a CDS encoding conserved hypothetical protein (Evidence 4 : Unknown function but conserved in other organisms) produces MKTLYICKSDPDEMTSQLINIVTPDSSGAKTVLLSDDTDWAGVVDDIFAFDRVICWW; encoded by the coding sequence ATGAAAACACTGTATATCTGCAAAAGCGACCCCGATGAAATGACCAGTCAGCTCATCAATATCGTCACGCCGGACTCAAGCGGCGCCAAAACCGTTCTGCTTTCCGATGACACGGACTGGGCCGGTGTGGTGGACGATATTTTCGCGTTTGACCGGGTCATCTGCTGGTGGTAA
- a CDS encoding conserved hypothetical protein (Evidence 4 : Unknown function but conserved in other organisms), with protein MKKVVVLIKEPGQQYEGLRTSLGALLEDAEVKMVVLDHEIADMNEAYSDNMEFIDEMEGERFSNNAANVEKYDFKKVGVEDIGAFVKEADVVIPF; from the coding sequence ATGAAAAAAGTCGTGGTTTTGATTAAAGAGCCCGGTCAGCAGTACGAGGGATTGCGGACCAGTCTGGGAGCGCTTCTGGAGGACGCGGAGGTAAAGATGGTGGTTTTGGATCATGAAATCGCCGATATGAACGAAGCGTACTCGGACAATATGGAGTTCATAGATGAAATGGAGGGCGAGCGTTTTTCAAACAATGCCGCCAATGTTGAAAAATACGATTTTAAAAAAGTCGGCGTTGAGGACATCGGCGCTTTTGTGAAAGAAGCCGATGTCGTCATTCCCTTTTAA
- a CDS encoding Preprotein translocase subunit TatC, whose product MSDVKVDKVLDLRGLTCPMPLLKTKKELKGMKAGEVLEVWGTDEGSKKDIPDFVNKKHEFLSLADMDEGYTKYLIKA is encoded by the coding sequence ATGTCTGACGTCAAGGTGGATAAAGTTTTGGATTTAAGAGGGCTCACATGCCCCATGCCCCTTTTGAAAACAAAAAAAGAGCTTAAGGGAATGAAGGCCGGCGAAGTTCTGGAGGTTTGGGGAACCGACGAGGGGTCCAAAAAGGACATTCCTGATTTCGTCAACAAGAAGCATGAGTTCCTGAGCCTTGCGGACATGGATGAGGGCTATACCAAGTACCTGATAAAAGCATAA
- a CDS encoding conserved membrane hypothetical protein (Evidence 4 : Unknown function but conserved in other organisms) translates to MEETSFLGFAKEDIKRLYSHVFENNWPFWLGGIFMAILVLMIFLWNFPWGVTGGYRNWIEWIGYGVKIKQDVPDLSPLLHPVSASNGGIILGAIVSALLSRQFKWQIASGREYLKGIIGGSLMGVGVSMTGGCLGGAFYSGIGVLSLGGFTMIIGVMIGAFFGLKLVLWEVESLPAPKQRPQPEKSEGFDWKKVHPGMGIALFFIMIGVIYVYSYFDQAKIGGLLLLGLLIGIVMHRTRFCFVRVFRCPLMTGDGEMVKTACLSLAIYALGSSVIKWAYMQPDTMGVYQPVGLGTIGGGILFGTGMILLGSCASSALWRMGEGNTKIIVGLFCFSIANAVSRSLFMKWDIYSYFGPNIFIPELISWHVTLPLYALFFIGWALLANWNEETEKFVIF, encoded by the coding sequence ATGGAAGAGACAAGTTTTTTAGGTTTTGCGAAGGAAGACATCAAAAGGCTCTACTCCCATGTCTTTGAAAACAACTGGCCCTTCTGGCTGGGCGGAATATTCATGGCCATCCTGGTTCTGATGATCTTTTTGTGGAATTTTCCATGGGGAGTCACCGGCGGCTACCGAAACTGGATCGAATGGATCGGATACGGGGTGAAAATCAAGCAGGATGTTCCGGACCTGTCGCCGCTGCTCCATCCGGTTTCGGCCTCCAACGGCGGGATCATTCTCGGGGCCATTGTCTCCGCGCTTTTGAGCCGGCAGTTTAAATGGCAGATCGCCTCGGGCCGGGAATACTTAAAAGGCATCATCGGCGGCTCCCTTATGGGCGTGGGCGTGTCCATGACCGGCGGCTGCCTGGGCGGGGCCTTTTACTCCGGAATCGGCGTCCTTTCCCTGGGCGGGTTCACCATGATCATCGGCGTCATGATCGGCGCTTTTTTCGGACTGAAGCTGGTCCTGTGGGAGGTGGAATCGCTTCCGGCCCCGAAACAGCGTCCCCAGCCTGAAAAATCCGAGGGGTTTGACTGGAAAAAAGTCCACCCGGGAATGGGAATCGCGCTTTTTTTCATCATGATCGGGGTGATCTATGTGTACTCTTATTTTGACCAGGCCAAGATCGGGGGACTGCTCCTCCTGGGGCTTCTCATCGGCATTGTGATGCACCGGACGAGATTCTGCTTTGTGCGGGTGTTCAGATGCCCCCTGATGACCGGCGACGGCGAGATGGTGAAAACGGCGTGTTTGAGCCTGGCCATTTACGCGCTGGGGTCCTCGGTTATTAAATGGGCCTACATGCAGCCGGACACCATGGGCGTGTATCAGCCCGTGGGCCTGGGCACCATCGGAGGGGGAATCCTCTTCGGGACCGGGATGATCCTCCTGGGAAGCTGCGCCAGCTCGGCTTTGTGGCGCATGGGAGAGGGAAACACCAAGATCATCGTGGGCCTGTTCTGTTTTTCCATCGCCAACGCGGTATCCAGGAGCCTGTTTATGAAATGGGACATTTATTCATATTTCGGACCCAATATTTTTATCCCCGAACTCATTTCCTGGCACGTGACCCTGCCGTTATACGCGTTGTTTTTCATAGGATGGGCTTTGCTGGCAAATTGGAATGAAGAAACGGAAAAATTTGTCATTTTTTGA
- a CDS encoding Formylglycine-generating enzyme, required for sulfatase activity, contains SUMF1/FGE domain has translation MKSTQEKPILTHPAMPETFPPEFASEWGEDRKYGLWMSFEYKGVRQCFCWIKPGQFMMGSPEDEPERFDDELLHEVVLTKGFWLGETVCTQELWEAVMGDNPSRFKGKRRPVDSVSWNDCMKFIQKINSRIPGLHLRLPTEAEWEYACRAGTQTPFSFGDILITDQSNYDGKLGKTVDVKTFPCNAWGLYEMHGNVREWCFDGKREYKPGVAVDPAGSDSGAFRALRGGGWFLSGWNLRSALRGSVEPDFRWVNFGFRLAQGHPA, from the coding sequence ATGAAATCCACACAGGAAAAACCCATCCTCACACACCCGGCCATGCCGGAAACGTTCCCCCCGGAATTTGCAAGCGAATGGGGGGAGGACCGAAAATATGGATTGTGGATGTCGTTTGAATACAAAGGGGTTCGGCAGTGTTTTTGCTGGATTAAACCCGGCCAGTTCATGATGGGGTCGCCGGAGGACGAGCCGGAGCGTTTCGATGACGAGCTTTTGCATGAAGTGGTTCTTACAAAAGGGTTTTGGCTTGGGGAGACGGTCTGTACTCAGGAACTGTGGGAGGCGGTGATGGGAGACAATCCCAGCCGTTTTAAAGGAAAAAGACGTCCGGTAGACAGCGTGAGCTGGAATGACTGCATGAAGTTTATTCAAAAGATCAATTCCAGAATACCGGGACTCCATCTTCGCCTTCCCACCGAGGCGGAATGGGAGTATGCCTGCCGTGCCGGAACCCAAACTCCTTTCAGTTTTGGAGATATCCTCATAACTGATCAGAGCAATTATGATGGCAAGCTTGGGAAGACGGTGGATGTGAAAACTTTTCCCTGCAACGCATGGGGACTTTATGAAATGCATGGCAATGTGCGAGAATGGTGTTTCGACGGCAAGAGAGAATATAAGCCCGGCGTGGCTGTGGATCCCGCTGGTTCTGACAGCGGGGCGTTCCGCGCGCTACGCGGCGGGGGCTGGTTCCTCAGCGGCTGGAACCTCCGCTCCGCGCTCCGCGGCTCGGTCGAGCCTGACTTTCGCTGGGTCAACTTCGGCTTTCGTCTTGCCCAAGGTCATCCAGCATAG